A single uncultured Acetobacterium sp. DNA region contains:
- a CDS encoding ABC transporter ATP-binding protein: MPIPDSSFRQFREFGEGEAMGAVLEVKHLKKKYKKGKNIIHAVADISFQIQTGECLGLVGESGSGKSTVAKMITGLESADEGEILLNGKVITGLKGKSQRDVYRDIQLVFQMPTESFNPRIKLGEGIMESMINQGMRRNEAKTKARKYLEICGLSPEFVDRYSHQVSGGECQRASIARAIAINPQLLICDEATSALDVTVQAQIMKLLTKFKKELGMSQLMICHDLALVQESCDRVLVMHNGRVVEEGTSDEIIMNPREAYTKKLIESIF, from the coding sequence ATGCCTATACCAGACAGCTCATTCAGGCAGTTCCGCGAATTCGGAGAAGGTGAAGCGATGGGGGCAGTTTTAGAAGTTAAACATCTGAAGAAAAAATATAAAAAAGGGAAAAATATCATTCATGCGGTTGCAGATATCAGCTTTCAGATCCAGACAGGGGAGTGTTTGGGTCTGGTTGGCGAAAGTGGTAGTGGCAAAAGTACGGTGGCAAAAATGATCACCGGTCTGGAGTCAGCCGATGAGGGCGAAATTCTGCTTAACGGGAAAGTCATCACTGGTCTTAAAGGAAAATCTCAGCGGGACGTTTACCGGGATATTCAACTGGTCTTTCAGATGCCGACAGAGTCATTCAATCCCCGGATTAAACTGGGCGAAGGGATTATGGAAAGTATGATCAACCAGGGGATGAGGCGAAATGAAGCCAAAACAAAAGCCCGGAAATATCTGGAAATCTGCGGATTAAGCCCGGAGTTTGTCGATCGCTATTCCCACCAGGTCAGTGGCGGCGAGTGCCAGCGGGCGTCCATTGCCAGAGCCATTGCTATTAATCCCCAGTTGCTGATCTGTGACGAAGCAACCAGTGCACTGGATGTGACGGTTCAGGCCCAAATTATGAAACTGTTGACGAAGTTTAAAAAAGAGTTGGGGATGTCCCAACTGATGATCTGTCACGATTTGGCGTTGGTTCAAGAAAGTTGTGACCGGGTATTGGTGATGCATAACGGCCGGGTGGTGGAAGAAGGAACCTCGGATGAGATTATTATGAACCCCCGGGAAGCGTATACTAAAAAACTTATTGAATCAATTTTTTAG
- a CDS encoding ABC transporter ATP-binding protein, producing MQPLLELQNIEISYDGKPMVTNVCLTMKPGEILGIVGESGSGKSTLIKAAMGLLDASGSVNKGDIFYKGQNVMELGDEQHRTMRGPEMGMIFQNCSSALCPIRTIGDQLYETMEQHGYKDREEVKTRAEILFNKINLKDCDLILDSYPFELSGGMNQRVGIVMAMILEPDLLLADEPTSALDVIVQAQVVREMMALRDEFGTGIVIVTHNIGVVSHMADMVAVMCQGRLVEYGKTRDVLDNPQNAYTRQLIQAVPRIRRR from the coding sequence ATGCAGCCATTATTAGAACTTCAAAATATCGAAATATCTTATGACGGAAAACCAATGGTCACAAATGTCTGCCTGACGATGAAACCGGGCGAGATTCTGGGGATTGTGGGGGAATCCGGCAGTGGAAAAAGCACCCTGATCAAAGCGGCCATGGGTCTGCTGGACGCATCCGGTTCAGTTAATAAGGGTGACATTTTCTACAAGGGTCAGAACGTCATGGAACTTGGTGATGAGCAACATCGAACCATGCGGGGGCCGGAAATGGGGATGATTTTTCAGAACTGCAGCAGCGCCCTGTGCCCGATTAGAACCATCGGTGATCAATTATATGAAACCATGGAACAGCATGGGTACAAAGACCGTGAAGAAGTAAAAACCCGGGCTGAAATCCTGTTTAATAAGATTAATCTCAAAGATTGTGACCTTATTTTAGACAGTTATCCGTTTGAACTGTCCGGCGGGATGAATCAGCGGGTGGGGATTGTGATGGCGATGATTTTGGAGCCGGATCTGCTCTTGGCTGACGAACCAACCTCCGCTCTGGATGTCATCGTTCAGGCTCAGGTGGTGCGGGAAATGATGGCGCTGCGGGATGAATTTGGAACTGGGATTGTCATTGTTACCCATAATATCGGGGTGGTTTCGCATATGGCGGATATGGTTGCGGTGATGTGTCAAGGTCGCTTGGTAGAGTATGGCAAGACTCGAGATGTTCTTGATAATCCCCAGAATGCCTATACCAGACAGCTCATTCAGGCAGTTCCGCGAATTCGGAGAAGGTGA
- a CDS encoding ABC transporter substrate-binding protein, with the protein MKKRSKVLTLLLTGVLVAGVLNGCGTTGSTKSAEEKVFNYGTVAYSVGNSNVGLNPHEAYSGWSTLRYGVGETLFKFNESMELEPWLAKNYEQIDDYTVKINLRDDVKFSNGKKMTGEAVKVCLDNLIAVHDRAPKDLQIKSITADGQIITIVSKNKVPALVNYLCDPYGAIIDMEAGVTADKNVVGTGPYVAKHITETEINLEANMNYWGGKPKVGKVNIKSITDGDTLTMALQSGEIDAAQGLPYASLELFQNNDDYTISSTNTSRVYQAALNYNSAVIKDDAVRKAMAMSMDKDGFTSVLLQGNGTPAIGPFPANFTFGGDVVKPSSYDIEGAKKVLEAAGWVDTDGDGIREKAGQKLSIKWLTYTSRQELPLLAESVQASYKQAGIDVQVNATDNYKDFLKIGDYDVFANAFVTAPTGDPQYYFTTHVVDNSDYNRGHYHNDTVETLVAQLRNEFDTEKRSDLAVQIAQQVLNDNAYIYASHLKMSFVMKKGVTGFTAHPSDYYEITADLDSNE; encoded by the coding sequence ATGAAAAAGAGAAGCAAGGTCTTAACCTTGTTGTTAACAGGTGTTTTGGTTGCCGGGGTATTAAACGGCTGCGGCACCACTGGCAGCACCAAAAGTGCGGAAGAAAAGGTCTTTAATTACGGAACAGTGGCCTACAGCGTGGGCAATTCAAATGTGGGACTGAATCCCCATGAAGCTTATAGTGGCTGGTCGACGCTTCGCTATGGAGTCGGTGAAACCCTGTTTAAATTTAACGAATCGATGGAACTGGAACCCTGGCTGGCAAAAAATTATGAACAGATTGATGATTATACGGTTAAGATTAATCTAAGAGACGACGTTAAATTTTCTAACGGCAAAAAAATGACCGGGGAAGCGGTTAAAGTCTGTCTGGATAATCTGATTGCTGTGCACGACCGGGCCCCTAAAGATCTACAGATCAAATCGATTACCGCCGATGGTCAGATCATCACCATTGTTTCTAAAAACAAGGTGCCTGCTTTGGTAAATTACCTCTGTGATCCTTATGGTGCCATTATTGATATGGAAGCTGGTGTGACCGCCGATAAAAATGTCGTTGGAACAGGACCTTATGTGGCTAAACACATCACCGAGACCGAAATCAACCTGGAAGCCAATATGAATTACTGGGGCGGTAAACCTAAGGTTGGAAAAGTTAATATTAAGAGTATTACCGATGGTGATACCCTGACCATGGCACTTCAAAGCGGGGAAATTGATGCCGCTCAGGGACTGCCTTATGCCAGTTTGGAATTGTTTCAGAACAATGATGACTACACCATCAGTTCCACCAATACCTCCCGGGTTTATCAGGCGGCCTTAAATTACAATTCAGCCGTGATTAAAGATGATGCTGTCCGCAAAGCCATGGCCATGAGTATGGATAAAGACGGCTTTACCAGTGTTTTATTACAGGGTAATGGAACCCCGGCGATTGGCCCATTCCCAGCCAACTTTACCTTTGGCGGTGATGTGGTCAAGCCCAGTAGCTACGATATTGAAGGAGCCAAAAAAGTCCTGGAAGCAGCTGGCTGGGTTGACACTGATGGTGATGGGATTCGGGAAAAAGCCGGTCAGAAGTTGTCAATCAAATGGCTGACCTACACCTCCCGACAAGAACTGCCGTTGTTGGCCGAATCGGTTCAAGCTTCCTATAAACAAGCCGGAATTGACGTTCAGGTCAATGCTACTGACAATTATAAAGACTTCTTAAAAATTGGTGATTATGATGTCTTTGCTAATGCCTTTGTCACCGCCCCTACCGGAGACCCGCAATACTATTTCACCACCCATGTGGTTGACAATTCCGATTACAACCGTGGACATTACCATAATGATACGGTTGAAACTCTGGTTGCCCAGCTCCGAAATGAATTTGATACCGAAAAACGAAGTGATCTGGCGGTACAAATTGCTCAGCAGGTGTTAAATGACAACGCCTATATTTATGCATCCCATTTAAAAATGTCCTTCGTCATGAAAAAAGGTGTGACCGGATTTACCGCTCACCCATCGGATTATTATGAAATCACCGCCGATCTGGATAGCAATGAATAA
- the nikC gene encoding nickel transporter permease has product MELTTVKTAAIKIRAHAKQQDQIMIKLFIFVSLVGLLLLTAAFTSQLVPYDPYAQDLTIALQSPSPEHPLGTDRYGRDMLSRVMMGGQTTIYSALLLVGLITTFGTLVGLFCGYKGGKIDSFIMRVSDVFLAFPGMVFAIAVAGVLGGGIINAVVALACISWPKFARLARGQVLSIKNMPYIAAAKLSGSRPTKIVFKHILPNIIGPILVTATLDIGTMMMELASLSFLGLGAMPPIAEWGSMMSDGRSMLQTAPWVILAPGYAIFMAVMLFNLLGDTVRDMLDPKIKKEKFTWRRK; this is encoded by the coding sequence ATGGAATTAACAACTGTTAAAACCGCGGCAATTAAGATTAGAGCCCATGCAAAGCAGCAAGACCAGATTATGATCAAGCTATTTATTTTTGTGTCGCTGGTGGGATTACTGCTTTTGACAGCGGCTTTTACATCGCAGCTGGTACCCTACGATCCTTATGCCCAGGATCTGACCATTGCATTACAGTCACCAAGTCCAGAACATCCTTTGGGTACCGACCGTTATGGTCGGGATATGCTATCCCGGGTGATGATGGGCGGCCAGACCACCATTTACTCGGCTTTGCTGCTGGTAGGATTGATCACCACTTTTGGCACCCTGGTGGGGTTGTTTTGCGGTTATAAAGGGGGCAAAATTGATTCATTCATCATGCGGGTATCCGATGTTTTTCTGGCTTTTCCCGGGATGGTTTTTGCGATTGCCGTAGCCGGCGTATTAGGGGGTGGCATCATCAATGCGGTGGTAGCCCTGGCCTGTATTTCCTGGCCAAAGTTTGCCAGACTGGCCAGAGGGCAGGTTTTATCGATCAAAAACATGCCCTATATAGCGGCGGCCAAACTCAGCGGTTCCCGACCCACAAAAATTGTTTTTAAACATATCCTGCCCAACATAATTGGTCCGATTCTGGTAACCGCCACTCTGGATATTGGCACTATGATGATGGAGTTGGCGAGTTTGTCATTTCTAGGACTGGGAGCCATGCCCCCCATTGCCGAGTGGGGCTCAATGATGAGCGATGGGCGAAGCATGTTACAAACAGCGCCATGGGTAATTTTAGCACCAGGTTATGCTATTTTTATGGCAGTCATGCTATTTAACTTACTGGGGGATACGGTTAGAGATATGCTGGATCCCAAAATAAAAAAAGAGAAATTTACTTGGAGGAGAAAATGA
- the nikB gene encoding nickel ABC transporter permease: MKKYIGKRLFQLIPIILGITLLSFTLMQTVAGDAVDALYDNSGGAVSETIKAEKREELGLDKPFLIQYTTWLGGVVTGDMGVSYISNKPVFETFVSKLPATILLTLTSILLTVLISIPFGVLSAVRHNRFTDYLIRFFSFIGNSLPGFFVSLLLIYFFALKLKLFPVMGSGGWKSIVLPTLTLAIAMASKYTRQVRTTVLEELNKDYVMGARARGVREPVVLYASVLTSSMLTIITLLALSIGSLLGGTAIVESIFMWDGVGKLAVDSIMMRDYPMIQAYVIWMALIYVLVNLITDLIYHYLDPRIRLEQEASTWN, encoded by the coding sequence CCAATCATTCTGGGGATCACCCTTTTATCATTCACTCTGATGCAGACCGTGGCGGGAGATGCAGTGGATGCACTCTATGACAATTCCGGCGGGGCCGTATCTGAAACCATCAAAGCAGAAAAACGGGAAGAGCTGGGCTTAGACAAGCCTTTTTTAATTCAATATACGACCTGGCTTGGTGGTGTGGTCACTGGGGATATGGGAGTTTCTTATATTTCGAATAAACCGGTTTTTGAGACCTTTGTTTCAAAATTACCGGCAACCATCCTCCTGACCTTGACTTCGATTTTGCTTACCGTTCTGATTTCCATCCCCTTTGGAGTTTTATCGGCGGTCCGCCACAATCGATTCACCGACTATCTGATTCGTTTCTTCAGTTTTATTGGAAATTCCCTGCCCGGTTTCTTTGTTTCGTTGCTGCTGATTTATTTTTTTGCGTTAAAACTCAAACTGTTTCCGGTGATGGGGAGCGGTGGTTGGAAGAGCATTGTCCTACCGACGCTGACGCTGGCGATCGCCATGGCTTCCAAATATACCAGACAGGTTCGAACCACGGTGTTAGAAGAACTGAATAAAGATTATGTGATGGGCGCCAGGGCTAGAGGCGTAAGGGAGCCGGTGGTGCTTTATGCCAGTGTGCTAACGTCATCAATGCTGACAATCATTACCCTGTTGGCCTTATCGATTGGTTCACTGCTCGGTGGTACTGCTATTGTTGAATCTATTTTTATGTGGGATGGGGTGGGCAAACTGGCCGTAGATTCGATTATGATGCGAGACTACCCGATGATTCAGGCATATGTGATCTGGATGGCGCTTATTTATGTGCTGGTCAACCTGATTACCGATCTGATATACCATTATCTTGATCCCCGAATTCGACTGGAACAGGAGGCTTCGACATGGAATTAA